One genomic region from Flagellimonas oceani encodes:
- the lysA gene encoding diaminopimelate decarboxylase: protein MNSKDLLQLTEQFGAPLYVYDADKITSQYKKLTNAFKGVPNLKLNYAAKALSNVSILRLLNSLGSGLDTVSIQEVKLGLLAGFKPESIIFTPNGVSLEEIEEAAALGVQVNIDNLSILEQFGSKHPDIPVCIRINPHVMAGGNSNISVGHIDSKFGISVHQIPHLLRIVDLTNMNINGIHMHTGSDILDIDVFLYASEILFETAKNFKDLEFIDFGSGFKVPYKEGDIQTNVDELGKKLTKRFNEFCKEYGRELTLAFEPGKFLVSEAGYFLAKVNVVKQTTSTVFASIDSGFNHLIRPMLYGSNHQIINISNPKGRERYYSVVGYICETDTFGSNRRINEISEGDILCFKNAGAYCFTMASNYNSRYRPAEVLWYQGKAHLIRKRETFDDILNNQVDVKELFEPSKKQTVK, encoded by the coding sequence ATGAATTCTAAGGACTTACTTCAGCTTACCGAGCAATTTGGCGCACCGCTTTATGTTTATGATGCCGATAAGATTACCTCACAATATAAAAAGTTGACCAATGCTTTTAAAGGTGTACCCAATCTTAAATTGAACTATGCGGCCAAAGCTTTGTCCAATGTCAGTATCTTACGATTGCTGAACAGCTTGGGAAGCGGACTGGACACGGTATCCATTCAAGAAGTAAAATTGGGACTTTTGGCCGGTTTTAAGCCGGAATCCATCATTTTTACGCCCAACGGGGTTTCTTTGGAAGAGATTGAGGAAGCCGCAGCCCTTGGAGTTCAGGTGAATATTGACAACCTGTCCATTTTGGAACAGTTTGGCAGCAAGCACCCCGATATTCCCGTATGTATCCGAATCAATCCACACGTGATGGCGGGAGGAAACTCCAATATTTCCGTGGGACATATCGATTCCAAGTTCGGTATCAGCGTGCATCAGATTCCACATTTATTGCGTATTGTCGACTTGACCAACATGAACATCAATGGGATCCACATGCATACGGGAAGCGATATTTTAGATATTGATGTATTCCTTTACGCTTCGGAAATACTTTTTGAAACCGCGAAAAACTTCAAGGACCTAGAATTTATCGACTTTGGCAGTGGTTTTAAAGTACCGTACAAGGAAGGTGATATTCAGACCAATGTTGATGAGTTGGGCAAAAAACTGACCAAAAGATTCAACGAGTTCTGCAAAGAATATGGTAGGGAACTTACCCTTGCTTTTGAGCCCGGTAAATTTTTGGTGAGCGAAGCCGGCTACTTTTTGGCAAAAGTAAACGTGGTAAAACAAACTACTTCTACGGTTTTTGCCAGTATCGACTCAGGTTTCAACCATTTGATAAGACCCATGCTATATGGATCCAACCATCAAATCATTAATATTTCCAATCCCAAAGGCAGGGAGCGTTACTACTCGGTAGTGGGATATATTTGTGAAACGGATACATTTGGCAGCAACCGCAGAATCAACGAAATATCCGAAGGTGACATTTTATGCTTTAAAAATGCAGGCGCTTACTGCTTTACCATGGCGAGCAATTACAACTCCAGATACAGACCAGCGGAAGTCCTTTGGTATCAAGGAAAGGCCCATCTAATCAGAAAAAGGGAAACATTTGATGATATCCTGAACAACCAAGTTGATGTGAAGGAACTTTTTGAACCATCAAAAAAGCAAACTGTAAAGTAA
- a CDS encoding ABC transporter permease — translation MLRLLQIEFIKLWNNRASKVLIISYFVLLTSIALIAAIKFDIGPVEFHLADQGIFNFPYIWHFNTFVTALFKLFLAIVIVSMMSNEYSNKTIKQNLIDGLSKKEFILSKVLTVISFALISTLFVFVVSMILGLAYSDYNEMSIIFSDLEFLPAFFLKLVGFFSFCLFLGILVKRSAFALGFLILWTIFEQVVFGLLGWKVMSWEAAKAVKRFFPLESMSNLIKEPFTRLSAVQNIGQQIGEDMKFDYHVYWYEFFIVMAWSAIFIYLSYALLKKRDL, via the coding sequence ATGTTACGTCTCCTACAAATAGAATTTATAAAACTTTGGAACAATAGGGCCAGCAAGGTACTGATCATCTCCTATTTTGTACTGCTTACTTCCATCGCGCTTATCGCCGCCATAAAATTTGATATTGGCCCGGTAGAGTTTCACTTGGCCGACCAAGGCATATTCAACTTCCCGTACATTTGGCACTTCAACACCTTTGTTACGGCACTTTTTAAGCTGTTTTTGGCCATAGTCATCGTATCCATGATGTCCAATGAATATAGCAACAAGACCATCAAACAAAACTTGATAGATGGATTGTCGAAAAAAGAGTTTATCCTTTCCAAAGTCCTTACCGTGATAAGCTTTGCCTTGATATCCACCCTATTTGTTTTTGTGGTCTCCATGATTCTTGGCCTGGCCTATTCGGATTATAACGAAATGTCCATTATATTCTCTGATTTGGAGTTTTTACCAGCTTTCTTCCTTAAGTTGGTCGGTTTCTTCTCCTTTTGCCTTTTCTTGGGGATTTTGGTCAAACGTTCGGCCTTTGCACTTGGTTTCCTGATTTTATGGACCATATTTGAGCAAGTGGTATTTGGTTTATTGGGATGGAAGGTGATGAGCTGGGAAGCTGCGAAAGCGGTAAAACGCTTCTTTCCGTTGGAATCGATGTCCAATTTGATCAAAGAACCTTTCACCAGACTTTCGGCCGTTCAAAATATTGGACAACAAATCGGTGAGGACATGAAGTTTGACTACCATGTGTATTGGTACGAGTTCTTTATTGTCATGGCATGGAGCGCTATTTTCATCTATTTATCCTACGCATTATTGAAGAAACGTGATTTGTAG
- the uvrB gene encoding excinuclease ABC subunit UvrB, producing MKFQVVSDFKPTGDQPEAIRQLVEGIESKAQHQTLLGVTGSGKTFTVANVVESVQKPTLVLAHNKTLAAQLYSEFKQFFPNNAVEYFVSYYDYYQPEAYIPTSGLYIEKDLSINEDIEKLRLSTTSSLLSGRRDVLVVASVSCLYGIGNPIEFQKNVITIHRDQVISRTKFLKQLVQSLYARTTADFRNGNFRVKGDVVDVFPGYADHAFRIHFFGDEIEEIEALDPYNNKVIEIYDTLNIYPANMFVTSPDVLQNAIKEIQDDLVKQIDYFKEIGRPLEAKRLEERTNFDLEMIRELGYCSGIENYSRYLDGRKPGTRPFCLLDYFPDDYLMVIDESHVTIPQVHAMYGGDRSRKENLVEYGFRLPAAMDNRPLKFEEFEALQNQVLYVSATPADYELELSEGVYVEQIIRPTGLLDPIIEVRPSENQIDDLVEEIQQRVELDERTLVTTLTKRMAEELTKYLTRIDVRCRYIHSDVDTLERVEIMQDLRKGIFDVLIGVNLLREGLDLPEVSLVAILDADKEGFLRSNRSLTQTVGRAARNLNGKAIMYADKITESMQKTIDETNYRREKQMTYNKENNITPMALKKNLDSALAKNSVSTYHFQKEEMRAAEPDLKYITEDQKEKLIREKRKAMEKAAKELDFMEAAKLRDEIKMLQEKE from the coding sequence ATGAAATTTCAGGTAGTTTCCGACTTTAAGCCGACGGGGGATCAACCCGAAGCGATACGACAATTGGTGGAGGGCATTGAATCCAAGGCTCAACATCAAACCTTGCTCGGGGTTACCGGGTCCGGGAAAACATTTACCGTTGCCAATGTGGTGGAATCGGTTCAGAAGCCTACCTTGGTTTTGGCGCACAACAAGACCTTGGCCGCTCAATTGTATTCGGAGTTCAAGCAATTTTTTCCCAACAATGCGGTGGAATATTTTGTATCCTATTACGATTATTACCAGCCCGAAGCCTATATCCCCACAAGCGGACTTTACATTGAAAAAGACCTCTCCATTAACGAGGATATCGAGAAGTTGAGATTAAGCACCACCTCCTCGCTTCTATCAGGACGACGGGATGTGCTCGTAGTTGCTTCGGTATCTTGCCTGTACGGTATAGGTAACCCGATAGAGTTCCAGAAAAACGTCATTACCATCCATAGGGACCAGGTCATCTCAAGAACCAAGTTTTTAAAGCAGTTGGTGCAAAGTCTGTACGCCCGAACCACCGCGGATTTCAGAAATGGTAATTTTAGGGTTAAAGGAGATGTGGTAGATGTATTCCCCGGCTATGCGGACCATGCGTTCCGTATCCATTTTTTTGGGGATGAAATCGAGGAAATCGAAGCATTGGACCCCTACAACAATAAGGTCATTGAAATATATGACACACTGAACATCTACCCGGCGAACATGTTCGTTACCTCTCCCGATGTGCTCCAGAATGCCATTAAGGAGATACAGGACGACCTTGTGAAGCAGATAGATTACTTCAAGGAAATCGGCCGACCGCTGGAAGCCAAACGCTTGGAAGAACGCACCAATTTTGATTTGGAAATGATTCGGGAACTTGGTTATTGTTCCGGAATCGAGAATTACTCAAGATATTTGGACGGCAGAAAACCTGGGACCCGACCTTTCTGTTTATTGGATTATTTTCCGGATGATTATTTAATGGTCATCGATGAAAGTCATGTTACCATTCCACAAGTGCATGCCATGTACGGTGGCGACCGTTCCAGAAAAGAAAATCTCGTAGAATATGGTTTTCGTTTGCCTGCCGCCATGGACAACCGTCCGTTAAAGTTTGAAGAGTTTGAAGCGCTTCAAAACCAGGTGCTTTACGTAAGTGCCACTCCCGCGGATTACGAATTGGAGTTGAGCGAAGGTGTTTATGTGGAGCAGATTATCCGTCCAACTGGATTATTGGACCCTATTATTGAAGTCCGCCCCAGTGAAAACCAAATTGATGATCTTGTTGAGGAGATTCAGCAAAGGGTAGAACTGGACGAACGCACCTTGGTGACCACCCTTACCAAACGTATGGCCGAGGAGCTCACCAAATATTTAACAAGGATAGATGTCCGTTGTAGGTACATACACAGTGATGTCGATACCTTGGAGCGGGTGGAAATCATGCAAGACCTTAGAAAAGGTATTTTTGATGTATTGATCGGGGTAAACCTATTACGTGAGGGCTTGGATTTGCCAGAGGTTTCACTTGTAGCCATTTTGGATGCGGACAAAGAAGGTTTCCTACGAAGTAACCGCTCTTTGACACAGACCGTAGGTAGGGCCGCACGTAACTTGAACGGCAAGGCCATTATGTATGCCGACAAAATCACGGAGAGCATGCAAAAGACCATTGACGAGACCAATTACCGTAGGGAAAAACAAATGACCTATAACAAGGAGAACAATATTACCCCAATGGCCCTCAAAAAAAATCTGGATAGTGCCTTGGCCAAAAACTCGGTTTCTACGTACCACTTTCAAAAGGAAGAAATGCGCGCCGCGGAGCCCGACTTAAAATATATCACCGAAGATCAAAAAGAAAAACTGATCAGGGAAAAAAGAAAGGCCATGGAAAAGGCGGCCAAAGAACTCGATTTTATGGAAGCGGCCAAACTAAGGGACGAGATAAAAATGCTTCAGGAAAAGGAATAA
- a CDS encoding TerB family tellurite resistance protein — translation MGSHEEKLSILSEMIAFARVDHSLKQSEYDFLLKVADSLGVSKAIFNGLLKQKSPKVRLKTQAERIVQFHRLILLMNIDREQHKKEIHTLYNIGLKMGLPPSAISQVLQVMHRYPNNIVPPDVLINIFKAHYN, via the coding sequence ATGGGTAGCCATGAGGAAAAACTGAGTATTCTCTCCGAGATGATCGCCTTTGCACGGGTAGATCATTCCCTAAAGCAATCTGAATATGATTTTTTGCTGAAAGTGGCCGATAGCCTTGGTGTAAGCAAAGCTATTTTTAATGGCCTTCTCAAACAGAAATCACCAAAAGTTCGGTTAAAAACCCAAGCGGAGCGCATTGTGCAGTTCCATAGGCTAATATTGTTGATGAATATCGACCGGGAGCAGCATAAAAAGGAAATCCATACACTTTACAATATCGGTCTTAAAATGGGGCTGCCACCCTCGGCCATTAGTCAGGTTCTACAGGTGATGCACCGTTACCCGAACAACATTGTTCCGCCAGATGTGCTGATCAATATCTTCAAGGCACATTATAATTGA
- a CDS encoding Hsp20/alpha crystallin family protein, translating into MSIVKRNNLFFPSLMNDFVSPDWFGGTEKWNTSIPAVNIKDNTEGFELELAVPGMKKDDFTVEIDNDVLTISSEMKSENEENKENYTRKEFSYSSFKRAFTLPETVDGSKIDAKYEDGVLKLTLPKKQEALPKPKRLIEIA; encoded by the coding sequence ATGAGTATAGTAAAAAGAAATAACCTGTTTTTTCCATCCTTGATGAACGATTTTGTAAGTCCAGATTGGTTCGGTGGAACAGAAAAGTGGAATACTTCCATTCCTGCTGTGAACATAAAGGACAACACCGAAGGATTTGAATTGGAACTAGCCGTTCCTGGTATGAAGAAAGATGACTTTACCGTAGAAATCGACAATGATGTGTTGACCATTTCCAGTGAAATGAAATCCGAGAATGAAGAAAACAAAGAGAACTACACAAGAAAAGAGTTTTCCTATTCATCCTTTAAAAGAGCATTTACATTGCCCGAAACCGTAGATGGTTCCAAAATCGACGCCAAGTACGAAGACGGAGTTTTAAAATTGACATTGCCCAAAAAACAAGAGGCATTGCCAAAACCAAAAAGGTTGATAGAGATTGCATAA
- a CDS encoding ABC transporter ATP-binding protein produces the protein METILTVSHLTKKFGYLTAVNDLSFTIEKGNVYGILGPNGSGKSTTLGIILNVVNRTSGEFSWFDGTTSTHDALKKVGAIIERPNFYPYMNAIQNLRLVCKIKNVPETKIQEKLELVGLWDRRNSKFKTYSLGMKQRMAIASALLNDPEILILDEPTNGLDPQGIHQIREIIKTIANQGTTILLASHLLDEVEKVCSHVIILRKGENLYSGPVDSMLASHGFFELRSNDLGQLQTLLKKSASFGKIENFNGTLTAYLKEEMDAESLNKMLFEKGITLSHLVKRKESLEEQFLTLTKNQ, from the coding sequence TTGGAAACAATACTTACCGTAAGCCATCTTACCAAAAAATTCGGCTACCTCACCGCTGTCAACGACCTATCCTTTACCATTGAAAAAGGAAACGTTTACGGCATCTTGGGGCCCAATGGGAGCGGCAAATCGACCACTTTGGGCATTATTTTAAATGTTGTAAATAGAACTTCAGGGGAGTTTAGTTGGTTTGATGGCACCACATCCACCCACGACGCCTTAAAAAAGGTCGGCGCCATTATTGAACGCCCCAATTTTTATCCGTACATGAACGCCATCCAGAATTTAAGACTGGTTTGCAAAATAAAAAATGTACCGGAAACCAAAATTCAGGAAAAACTGGAGTTGGTCGGGCTGTGGGACCGTCGCAACAGTAAGTTCAAGACGTATTCGTTGGGGATGAAACAACGCATGGCCATTGCCTCTGCCCTGCTCAACGACCCTGAAATATTGATTTTGGACGAGCCCACCAATGGTCTGGACCCTCAGGGCATCCATCAAATTAGGGAAATTATCAAGACCATTGCAAATCAAGGCACCACTATTTTATTGGCCTCCCACCTATTGGACGAGGTGGAAAAGGTATGTTCGCACGTCATCATTCTTAGAAAAGGGGAAAATTTATATTCAGGACCGGTGGACAGTATGTTGGCCAGTCATGGCTTTTTTGAATTGAGGTCCAACGACTTGGGCCAATTGCAAACCCTATTGAAAAAAAGTGCCAGTTTCGGCAAAATCGAAAACTTCAATGGTACCCTTACCGCTTATTTAAAAGAGGAAATGGACGCCGAGAGTTTGAACAAAATGCTGTTTGAAAAAGGTATCACACTTTCTCACCTTGTGAAGCGAAAAGAAAGCCTCGAAGAACAATTTTTAACCTTGACCAAGAACCAATAA
- a CDS encoding COX15/CtaA family protein, whose product MKKNKYVVYWLLTGCFLIFVMVLVGGITRLTHSGLSISDYKLIQGTIPPMNEQEWQEAFELYKQYPEYQKLNNHFGIEEFKDIYFWEWLHRVIGRFIGVVFIIPFLYFLFTKKLEKPTVKKCLVLLFMGGFQGFLGWYMVKSGLVDRPDVSHFRLAAHLTTAFLTFAYSLWVALDLIYPYKKEINLKIRNLIRVGLVLLLLQIIWGAFVAGLDAGFIHNHWPLMSDGKLIHETVYIEQQPVIKNFYEGKSGVQFVHRYLAYIVVGIIALIWFRTRKIQRTPLQEKGLQTLLALVFIQFVLGVLTLIYAVPLWLGIAHQIGAFFLLAAMTFTLHRFSK is encoded by the coding sequence ATGAAAAAGAACAAATATGTAGTGTATTGGTTGCTCACTGGGTGTTTTCTAATTTTTGTGATGGTCTTGGTAGGTGGCATTACACGCCTTACCCATTCCGGGCTCTCCATTTCGGACTATAAATTGATACAGGGCACCATTCCTCCCATGAACGAGCAAGAATGGCAAGAAGCCTTTGAGCTCTACAAGCAATATCCGGAATATCAAAAACTCAACAACCATTTCGGAATCGAGGAATTTAAGGACATCTATTTCTGGGAGTGGTTGCACAGGGTCATTGGAAGGTTTATCGGTGTGGTATTCATCATTCCGTTCCTCTATTTTTTGTTCACAAAAAAATTGGAGAAGCCAACGGTAAAAAAATGCTTGGTTTTGCTCTTTATGGGCGGGTTCCAAGGTTTTCTGGGTTGGTATATGGTCAAGAGCGGGCTTGTGGACCGTCCCGATGTGTCTCATTTTAGATTGGCCGCACATTTGACCACGGCTTTTCTCACCTTTGCCTATAGTTTATGGGTGGCCCTGGACCTTATTTATCCCTATAAAAAAGAAATCAACCTAAAAATCCGGAATTTGATCAGGGTTGGACTCGTGCTTTTGTTGCTTCAAATTATCTGGGGCGCTTTTGTTGCCGGTTTGGATGCAGGATTCATTCACAACCATTGGCCCCTGATGAGCGATGGCAAACTGATCCACGAAACGGTCTATATTGAGCAGCAGCCCGTTATCAAAAACTTTTATGAAGGAAAGAGCGGTGTACAGTTTGTGCATCGATACTTGGCATACATTGTAGTTGGCATAATAGCCTTGATTTGGTTCAGAACCCGTAAGATTCAGCGAACGCCGCTTCAGGAAAAAGGATTACAAACCTTATTGGCCCTGGTTTTTATACAATTTGTGCTGGGAGTGCTCACATTGATTTACGCCGTGCCACTTTGGCTGGGAATTGCGCATCAAATTGGCGCATTTTTCCTTTTGGCCGCCATGACTTTTACCTTGCACAGGTTCTCCAAATAA
- a CDS encoding plasmid pRiA4b ORF-3 family protein — protein MIYKIRIILDAEEDIFRDIEIEDQSNLEDFHNAITQAFGFEGSEMASFYTCDEEWNQDEEIALFDMSENGSDIRLMNETTLGDVITENNPKLIYVYDFFSMWTFFVELADIVEKEDGRIYPNVLFTFGELPDAPPEKKFEAEPNDEQDGDYDDLLDSYDDMDFDENWN, from the coding sequence ATGATTTATAAAATCAGGATAATACTTGATGCTGAGGAAGATATCTTTCGCGATATCGAAATTGAGGACCAAAGTAATTTGGAGGATTTCCACAATGCCATAACCCAAGCTTTTGGTTTTGAGGGGAGTGAAATGGCCTCCTTTTATACGTGTGACGAGGAATGGAACCAAGATGAGGAAATCGCCCTTTTTGATATGAGCGAGAACGGTTCCGATATACGGTTGATGAACGAAACCACTTTGGGGGATGTGATCACCGAAAATAATCCGAAGTTGATTTATGTCTATGATTTTTTTAGCATGTGGACCTTTTTTGTGGAACTGGCGGACATTGTTGAAAAAGAGGATGGGAGAATTTATCCGAATGTATTGTTCACCTTTGGTGAACTGCCGGACGCCCCGCCAGAAAAAAAGTTCGAAGCCGAGCCCAATGATGAACAAGATGGAGATTATGACGACCTTTTGGACAGTTATGACGACATGGACTTTGATGAAAACTGGAATTAA
- a CDS encoding nucleoid-associated protein yields MLNLYNAQIESISLHRVGNKSKNESAFLSAEPFSLNDEMSGLLKEYFFKPFREKEENYYKFGHEVDLEFNEVFTAVSGIFDNPSDNHRLSKKITTHLYEQSNHPHIKSGEVYVVHFSDMVIDNQKTDAVGVFKSELKHDFLQFEENEHNLEILIRQGININKLDKGCIVFNINKEEGFKILSVDSNRYDAKYWLENFLGVLPLTDDNFYTKNYLKFCQNFAKDVVLPAEDKQQEVMFMNRAVNHFAKNDNFEETSFLNEVMENPELIPEFKHYKVEKGPKYSIEDVSNFDIANKAVSDARKKIKNVINLDTNIQIKMDFINPESAEKFVEKGWDEERQMYYYLVYFNKEQKS; encoded by the coding sequence ATGCTAAACCTATATAACGCCCAAATTGAAAGTATTTCGCTTCACCGTGTTGGCAACAAAAGTAAAAATGAGTCTGCCTTTTTATCCGCAGAGCCCTTTTCGCTCAACGATGAAATGTCGGGACTTTTAAAAGAATATTTCTTTAAGCCTTTTAGGGAAAAAGAGGAAAACTACTATAAGTTCGGACACGAAGTGGATTTGGAATTCAATGAGGTTTTCACGGCGGTTTCTGGAATTTTTGATAATCCGTCCGACAACCATAGGTTATCCAAAAAAATAACCACCCATCTGTATGAGCAATCCAACCACCCTCACATCAAAAGCGGAGAGGTTTATGTGGTGCATTTTTCGGATATGGTCATCGACAACCAAAAAACGGATGCCGTAGGTGTTTTTAAAAGTGAATTGAAGCACGATTTTCTTCAATTTGAAGAAAATGAGCACAATTTGGAGATTTTGATTCGTCAAGGCATCAATATCAATAAGCTCGACAAGGGGTGTATCGTTTTTAACATCAACAAGGAAGAAGGGTTCAAAATCCTTTCTGTGGACAGCAACCGCTACGATGCCAAATACTGGCTGGAAAACTTTTTGGGCGTGCTGCCCTTGACGGATGATAACTTCTACACTAAGAATTACCTCAAATTCTGTCAGAACTTTGCCAAGGATGTGGTTTTGCCCGCCGAGGACAAACAGCAAGAGGTAATGTTCATGAACCGTGCGGTGAACCATTTTGCCAAAAACGACAATTTTGAAGAGACCTCATTTTTGAACGAGGTTATGGAAAACCCCGAGTTGATTCCTGAGTTCAAACATTATAAAGTTGAAAAAGGGCCTAAATACAGCATCGAGGACGTTTCCAATTTTGATATTGCGAACAAGGCAGTGAGCGATGCCCGTAAAAAAATCAAGAATGTCATCAATCTGGACACCAACATCCAGATAAAAATGGATTTCATCAACCCTGAATCCGCAGAAAAATTTGTGGAAAAAGGTTGGGACGAGGAGCGCCAGATGTACTACTATCTAGTGTATTTCAACAAAGAGCAAAAGAGCTAG
- the sucC gene encoding ADP-forming succinate--CoA ligase subunit beta, translating to MNLHEYQGKEILASFGVRIQRGIVAHNAKEAVDAAKQLTEETGTGWHVIKAQVHAGGRGKGGGVKLAKNLKEVEELAGSIIGMNLVTPQTSAEGKKVHQVLVAEDVYYPGDSETSEFYMSVLLNRGTGKNMIMYSTEGGMDIEEVAEKTPHLIFTEEVDPGLGLLPFQARRIAFNLGLSGTAFKEMVKFVMSLYKAYVESDSSLFEINPVLKTSDDKIMAVDAKVTIDDNALYRRKAYAEMRDLREENPIEVEAREVGLNYVDLDGNVGCMVNGAGLAMATMDLIKMAGGEPANFLDVGGTADAKRVEEAFRIILKDPNVKAILINIFGGIVRCDRVAQGVVDAYKNMGDAIQVPIIVRLQGTNAELAKEIIDNSGLAVHSAVQFKEAADKVEEVLS from the coding sequence ATGAATCTTCACGAATATCAAGGAAAAGAGATTTTAGCCAGTTTTGGAGTTAGGATCCAAAGAGGGATAGTTGCCCACAACGCCAAGGAAGCGGTTGATGCCGCAAAACAACTTACAGAAGAAACCGGAACCGGATGGCACGTAATCAAAGCGCAAGTACATGCTGGTGGCCGTGGTAAGGGCGGTGGTGTAAAGCTGGCCAAAAACTTGAAGGAAGTGGAAGAGTTGGCAGGTAGCATTATAGGGATGAACCTTGTTACCCCGCAAACATCTGCCGAAGGTAAAAAAGTGCACCAGGTTTTGGTGGCCGAGGATGTTTACTATCCAGGTGATAGCGAAACCAGTGAATTTTATATGTCCGTTCTTTTGAACAGGGGAACAGGTAAAAACATGATCATGTATTCTACCGAAGGTGGTATGGATATAGAAGAAGTGGCGGAAAAAACACCACATTTGATATTTACCGAAGAAGTAGATCCAGGATTGGGGCTCTTGCCTTTCCAAGCAAGAAGAATCGCCTTTAACCTTGGGTTGTCCGGAACCGCCTTCAAAGAGATGGTGAAGTTCGTTATGTCCTTGTACAAAGCCTATGTGGAAAGTGATTCAAGCCTTTTCGAGATCAATCCTGTTTTAAAGACTTCCGATGATAAAATCATGGCAGTTGATGCCAAGGTGACCATAGATGACAATGCATTGTACAGAAGAAAGGCTTATGCGGAAATGCGTGACCTTCGTGAAGAAAACCCAATTGAGGTCGAAGCACGCGAGGTTGGCTTAAATTATGTCGACCTTGATGGAAATGTAGGGTGTATGGTGAACGGAGCCGGGTTGGCAATGGCTACCATGGACTTGATTAAAATGGCCGGTGGAGAGCCTGCCAACTTCTTGGATGTTGGAGGTACCGCGGACGCCAAAAGGGTGGAAGAGGCCTTCCGTATTATTCTTAAGGACCCTAACGTAAAAGCCATATTGATCAATATCTTCGGGGGAATCGTTCGTTGTGATCGTGTTGCCCAAGGTGTGGTGGATGCCTATAAAAACATGGGAGATGCCATCCAGGTTCCAATTATTGTAAGGTTACAGGGAACCAATGCCGAGTTGGCCAAAGAAATTATCGATAATTCCGGTTTGGCTGTACATTCGGCCGTACAATTTAAAGAAGCTGCAGATAAGGTAGAAGAGGTTTTGAGCTAG
- a CDS encoding LON peptidase substrate-binding domain-containing protein: MKLPLFPLQSVFYPGETVPLHIFEDRYKQLINDCRREAMTFGVPVYINNSISYGTEVQLVEVVNTYDTGEMDVVCVARQVFKVLSFEKQLEGKLYGGGEIEFLDHENDADEGLREEVLQKVEELYDIMDVPFTKTSPKQFNSYSLAHKMGLSFEQEYELLLMRRETDRLNFIKAHLEATTHVLHKVNRTKEVIEMNGHFKNFDPLDFQDFKL, encoded by the coding sequence ATGAAACTGCCCTTGTTCCCATTGCAGTCGGTATTTTATCCGGGAGAAACGGTGCCGCTGCATATTTTTGAAGACCGTTATAAGCAATTGATCAACGATTGTAGGAGGGAAGCTATGACCTTTGGTGTTCCGGTTTATATCAATAATTCCATTTCTTATGGTACCGAAGTGCAATTGGTAGAGGTGGTGAACACTTACGATACCGGGGAGATGGATGTGGTTTGCGTGGCGCGTCAAGTTTTTAAGGTGCTGAGCTTTGAAAAACAATTGGAGGGAAAGCTCTACGGTGGTGGAGAAATCGAGTTCTTGGACCATGAGAACGATGCCGATGAAGGTTTAAGGGAAGAGGTGCTTCAAAAAGTAGAGGAGTTGTACGATATAATGGACGTTCCCTTTACCAAAACATCCCCGAAACAATTCAACAGCTACTCGCTTGCCCATAAAATGGGGCTTTCCTTTGAGCAGGAATATGAATTGTTGCTGATGCGCAGAGAAACCGATAGGCTGAATTTTATAAAAGCCCATTTGGAGGCAACGACCCATGTACTCCATAAGGTGAACCGCACCAAAGAGGTAATTGAAATGAACGGACATTTCAAAAATTTTGACCCCCTCGACTTTCAGGATTTTAAGTTGTAG